In Palaeococcus ferrophilus DSM 13482, the genomic window TTGAGGAAATCCTCGCCCGGCTCGACCACAGAAATCTCAATTCGCTATTCGAGAACCCCACGACCGAAAACATCGCCCTCTGGATCGCGGAGAGGGTCTCGAAGGGGCTCCCTGAGGGTGTGGCCCTCAAACGGCTCGTCCTATGGGAGGGCGATGAGAACGGCGTTGAGCTGGAGTTTTAGAAACTTTTTTAAACTTTTTAGGGCAGTCTAATTCGGGAGAGGGCATGGCGGCGGTTGAAGCGAGGGACGTGAGCATATACTATGAGGGGCAGAAGGCCGTTGAGGGGGTTAGCTTTACCCTTGAGGAGGGTGAGACGCTGCTCCTCCTCGGGCCGAACGGAGCGGGAAAGACCACGCTCCTGCGCACGGTCGGAGGTTTTCACAGGGAGTACCGCGGTGAGCTCAAGGTTTTTGGACTCTCCCCCGGGGACGCGGGCGAGTTCGTGGTGTACGTTCCCCAGAGCTTCAGCCTCAACGAGAGGGTGCCCCTCAGGGCTAGGGACGTTGTGGCGATGGGGAGACTCTACAGAAGGGGTTTTGTCCATTTTCGTATTGGAAAGGCGCTCATTGAGCGGGCGCTCGAGGTGCTTGACTTCGTTGGTCTTAGCGAGGTGGCGGATAAGCCCTTCAGCGAGTTGAGCGGCGGGCAGAAGCAACGCGTGCTCCTTGCGAGGGCCCTCCTTTCAAAACCCCGTCTCCTCCTCCTGGATGAGCCGCTCTCGGCACTCGACCCCTCCGCCAGGGCTGATGTTGTGGCGGTTTTGGGGAAGATTAAGAGGGAGATGGGGGTTACGATGATGATAACCACCCACGATGTGAACCCGCTTGCAGAGCTCGGAGACAAGGTGATGCTCCTCAACAGGCGCCTGGTGGCCTTTGGAAGCCCCGACGAGGTGCTGAGGGACGAGATCATAGCGAGAGTTTACGGGCCGCTGGCGAGGGCGATACGCCTGGAGGAGAGGTTCTACTGCATAATAGGGGATACCCACCTCCACGGGAGGGAGGGGAGATGATACCGGAGTACGTTCTGAGGGCCCTCCTTGCGGGCTTCATGATAAGCGCGCTCCTCGGACTCCTCAGCCCCCTCATAAACATGAAGGGGCTCGCCTTCCTGACCCATGCGACTTTCCACTCCCTCCTCTTCGGGGCAGTTCTCGGCATGATACTCGGCCTTATAATCGGTAACATGGGGGTAATAGTGGCGGTTGCCCTCGTCGTTACCCTCTTGGTTGTCGTTCTCATAGCGGTGCTCGAGGACAGGGGCTTCTCGAGCGACGCCGCGGTTGGAATAGTGTCGAGCTTCGTTGCAGGACTGACCGTCCTAGGCTTCGGCGTGCTCTACAAGGTTATGGCGACGAGGCCCTACTTTGCACTCTCCTCGAGCATAGTCTCATACCTCACGGGGGAGGTTTTCCTCATAACGCTCGCCGACCTGGAGGCCCTCATAATCGGCGGGGCCCTCGTGTTCTTCCTGATGGCCTTCCTCTACAGGGACTTCCTCTACGTAAGCTTTGACCCCGAGGGTGTGGAGAGCCACGGGGGGAGTGTCAGAGCATACCTCATGCTCCTCTATGTCATCGTGGGTGTTATCGGCGCACTGATAGTCAAAACAGTTGGTCTAATAACCCTTCAGGTCATAGCGGTTCTGCCCGGCGCTATAGCCCTCATGCTCAGCGACGACCTCAGGAAGATCCTGGGCATAAGCATCTTCCTCACCCTCGGAGTTGAGATCTCCTCCATCCTGCTCGCCTACGTCACGAACATCCCGCCCAGCGGAATTGCCACCATAATCCTCGGCCTCATCTACGGGGCGGTTCTCTTAAAGCGTTAAGCTAAAAGCTTATAAGCGTTCGTCGAAATACTATAACCCGGTGTAAGGATGAGCAACGGGAAGTATCTCGAGGCGCTCATAGAGGGCGGGATAAACCTTGCGGAGAAGGTGGGGGCGCGGGCCATAGTCGTCATGACGCCCATAGAGCCCGACGCCATCAGCACGGACCTCCCGGTGGTTATAATAGGTTCCTCCTTTATGAGACAGGGCAACAGGGTATTCCTTCCTCTCTCCCCTGCCCTCGGCCTCAAGAACGTCCTCAACATAATCACCGCCTACCTCCTAGACAACGACTTCATCTCCGAAGGAGACAGCTTCGTTTACATCACCCCGGACTCCGTCGGGATAAAGGAGGCCCGAAAGGGAAGCATCCTCAAGAAGGCCTTTTTCACAAGCCACCAGAGCGTTTTCCAGAGCCTCCTCGACATAGTCATCGAGCTCGCCACCGAGGGACGCGAGGGGAAGCCCGTTGGGGCGCTCTTCGTTCTCGGCGACACGCGGAACGTCCAGAGGCACTCCCACCAGATGGTGCCCAACCCGTTCAAGGGGCACAACCTGAACGTCCTGGAAAAGAGAACCAAGGAGATAATAAAGGAGTTCGCCTTCCTCGACGGGGCGTTTCTCATAGCCAAAAACGGTCGCGTGATGGCAGCGGGGCGTTACCTTGACGTTGACGCCAAAAAACTTGGAGTGGAGGTGCCGCAGGGTCTTGGGAGCAGGCACATAGCCGCGGCAGGGATAACGAAGGTGACCAAGGCCATAGCCATAACCCTATCGGAGAGCGGCGTAATCCGCATATTCCGGGACGGTGAGATGATCCTCGAATACAACCCGAGGATCGTTTACTGATGCTTGATGTGCGGTTTTCCTATGGCTATCGTGAATCCCCTGAAGGAATCGTCCTTCCTGTTGAACTCTATGGCCAGCGGGAGGTCGAACTCCTCGCTTATCACGATTCTAACGATCCTCGCCCTTGAGTGCTCGTTGAGGTAGTTCTCCTTGAGTTGCTCGTAGTTCTCTATGACCTCGTTGACGCTCTCCTCGTGCATGGAGTACATTTCCCGGGAGTAGTTGCTGTGTTCGCGTATTGATTTGATTACCTCTTCCTTATCCAAACTCCCACTCCCTTACCCTTTGAGCCAGGACTCGCCCTCCTTCTTAAATACGTTTCTCTTTTCCGCGATGAGGAGGGCCTCCTCAAGCCTCTCCCTCGGGAGCTTCATTCCGTGGAGCTCCTCGAACAGGGAGAGTATTTCATCCGTCGTGAGTCTATCCCTCTCCTCGAAGAGGTTGCCCACGAGGTTTATCATGTCCTCGACGAAGTTCCAGGGGAAGATTATCCACGCCCAGTCAATCTCCTCGCCGTAGTAGTCGGGCTTAAAGCGCGAGCCCTTGATGGTGAGGAGCGTTGCCACTCTAATCTCTTCAGGCTTCTGTCCCTCAACGTAGTTCTTCGCGAGCGTTAGGCTCTCTCCCGTGTCGCTGATATCGTCAACGATGAGAACCTTCTTGCTCTCGAGGTTGTAGTTGCTGCCGTACTTGAGCTTCGCCTTTCCGTCGGGGGTCGCGGTAACGCCCCAGTGCTCGACCTTAACGCTTATGAGGTCCTTTACGCCAAGGTAGTCGCAGTAGAGCCTTGCCGCAACCCAGCCGCCCCTTGCGAGGCCGACGATAACATCAGGCCTCCATCCCTCTTCGAGTATCTTAAAAGCGCCTTCCTTCGCCCACTTCTCAATGTCTTCCCAAGAAGCTGGATATGCCGGAAACTTCTTCATTGCGTTTCCCTTAACGGGGCAAGGGAAAGGTTATATTTAAAGGTTACGCCCCTGGAAAAAGTGGGGAGCGGAGAAATCAAACCTTGACCCTCTTCCACACGGTTCCCTGCGGCGTGTCCTCGAGCTGGATTCCGAGCTCTCTAAGCTCGGCCCTTATCTTGTCGGCTAAATCAAACTTCTTCTCCTTCCTGAGCTGGGCGCGAACCTCTATGAGGAGCTTTATCAGGGCCTCCTCTTCGCCGGCCTTCTGCTCCTTGAAGTGGTCCTCGAAGATGCCGAAGACCTCGCTCACAATCCTGAAGAACTCCCAGGCCTTCCTCAGGATGCTCTCCTTCGGGACCTCAACGTTGGTCAGATAGCGGTTTACGGCGTTGCTTACTTCGAAGACGGCCTTCATAGCTTCGGCCGTGTTGAAGTCGTCGTCCATCGCTTCATAGAACTTCTCCCTCGCGTTTCTGATGGCCTCGTAGGCTTCGAACTCCTCCTTGCCCCACTTGAATGATATCTCCGCCCTCTCCATCGCCACGCGGATGTTCTCAAGCGTGTTATACAGGCGCTCAAGGTTGTTCTTGGCGTGCTCAAGGCCTTCCTCCGTGTAGTCGAGCGGTGAGCGGTAGTGTCTCTGCAGGACGAAGAGCCTTATTACCTCCGGGTCGTAGCGCTGGAGGGCCTCTCTAATCGTCACGAAGTTGCCGAGGCTCTTGCTCATCTTCTCGCCGTTCACCATGAGGAAGCCCGTGTGGAGCCAGTACTTGACCCACTGCTTACCGGTGCACGCCTCCGTCTGCGCTATCTCGTTCTCGTGGTGCGGGAAGATGAGGTCGTTCCCGCCGCCGTGGATGTCGAAGCTCTCACCGAGGTACTTGGTGCTCATCGTGGAGCACTCTATGTGCCAGCCGGGCCTTCCCTCACCCCACGGGCTTTCCCATCTCGGCTCTCCCGGCTTGGCCTTCTTCCAGAGGGCGAAGTCTTCTGGATTCTTCTTGCCCTCGCCGGGCTCAACGCGCGCTCCCTTAACGAGCTCCTCGACCTTTATCTTGCTCAGCTTTCCGTAGTCCTTGAACTTCTTGACCTCAAAGTAGACGCCGTCACTTCCTTCATAGGCGTAGCCCTTCTCCTGGAGCTTCCTTACGAAGTCAATGATGTCCCCGATGTGCTCCGTGACGCGGGGATAAATATCGGCCGGCTTGACCTTTAGCGATTCCATGTCCTCAAGGAACATTCTTAGGAACTTCTCCGCGAGCTCCTTGGGGTCTTCACCGGTCTCGTTGGCCCTTCTGATGATTTTATCGTCTATGTCCGTGAAGTTCATGACCATGAGAACCGTGTAGCCCCTGTGCTCAAGGTAGCGCCGTATCACGTCGAACGCTATGTAAGTTCTCCCGTGACCGATGTGGGTGTAATCGTAAACCGTCGGACCGCAGACGTACATCCTGACCTCGCCTTCTCTCAGGGGTTTGAACTCCTCCTTCTGCCTCGTCAGGGTGTTGTAGATTCTTATGGCCACCTTCTCACCACCTAGAAAAGCTACGGGGGAATGTTTATTAGAATATCGTTTGGGGCAAATGGAAAATTCAAAGAAGGGAGAAAAGTCAGATCTGGCCGGCGAGCCAGAGAAGGACTCCCTTAAGGAACGGCCAGTTGCTGTTGATGTAGTTGCCGTTGTAGTCGTCGCTAAGGGCCTTGCTTGAGCCGTAGACGACGACCCTTCCATTTCCGAACTCAGCGGCCGCGGCCACTATCGGCTTTGAACCCTTTTCCTTCACGACGTTGCCGTCCTCGTCCACCGCGTAGGAGCTCTCGTATCCCCTGACGAGCCACACTGCATCGCCGGTGATGTCGAGCGTGTCTCCGTTGTAGTAGAGCTGGGACTCGCTCGTGAGGAACTTCGTGGTCGGATGCTCGTTGAACTCGCCGACGAACGGGAAGTACGCCGCCCCGCTGTTGACCTCCTCGTCCATGAGCTCGTCGTCGTTGAAGGTTATTCCGAAGGCCGAGACAAGGTCGTTGAGCGTGCGGTGGTAGACGTAGCGGTACCAGTCGCCCGTGACGAGGAGGCCTCCGCCGTTCTCAACGTACTCGTGGAGGGCCGCTATCTCCTCATCCGTGAAGTCCTCGTGCGGGTTGGTGATTATCACGATGTCGTAGTCCTTGAGCTCGTCCGCGGTGAACTCGTCCTCGTTGAGCTCCACCGTCCAGTTGAGCTCCTCCTTCATCTTCGTGATGAGGGTTATCATCTTGCCGCTGTTGTAGTACTGGCCGTGGCCGTTGTCAACGAGAACCTTCACGCCCTCGGGCTTCTCGATTACGACTTCCTCACCGGCCTGGCACTTCTCGAGGGCATCCTGGAGGATGGGTATCACCGTGTTGAGCTCTCCTATGAGCTTCTCCTGGGTGATCGCAAGCCCGCGGGCGGTGATGAAGTACTTCGTGGCCAGGTAGCTCTGGGTGTAGGCTATCCCCTGGAGCTCCTGGAACTGGGCGCTGTACTCATCGTATTTGGCCTTGTTCTCAGATATGAGCTCCATGTAATCGGAGAGGATGTCGAGACTAACGCCGCAGGCCTCAACCTCGCTCGTAAGGTTTTCGTAGGTGGCGTAGAGCTCATCAAACGTCTCCTTCTCCTTGAGGTAGCGGATTGTGTAGTAGCGGGAGTAGGTGTTTATTATCGTCGAGGGATTCTCAAAGATATGAATGCTCGCGTATTTGGTATCATAACCCTCAATCTCCGCCTTCACGACGTGGCTTCCGAGCTCCATCGGTATCCAGTCGTAGGTGACCTCCTCGCTGGAGTTGGCCTTGAGCTCAACCGTCTGGTTGAGCTTGAGCTCGTCGTCTATGTAGATGAGGAACGTGACGTTCTCGTCGAAGGTGCCCTCGTTTGCAAGGGTGGCCTTTATGGTGACCCGATCGTTCCTGTTGGCGGCGCTCGGGACGTCGAGGGAAGCTACTTTGATAAGTGGGACGTAAATTTTTAGGTCGTTCTCATCCCTAGGCTCGAGCTTAAACTTGCCGTACGAGTAATAGACCACGCCCGTGATGGACTCAAAGCGCTCACCCATCGTCGGGGAATAGTGGTACATCAGGTCGTCCACCACGAGTGGGCCACTTCCGTCGTCCACCTTCCACTCTCCGTATCCCAGGTCGGGGTCAGTAACTTCAACGTTCTCCACTTTGACGAGAACGCTCTCCCACTGCTCCTGGGAAACATTGCCGCTTGGAAGGATAACGGGAGCAGGAACATCAGCAGTCCCGAGAATCGTCACGTAGTTACCGTAGTCCTTGTCTATTGAAAGCTCCGTGAGGCCATAGTACTCCTTCACATAGCCCTTGACCTCGACGTAGCTGCCGACGCTCAACCCCTCGGGCATTGAGTAATCCGCAAGATACACATAAATCCCGTTCCATGCCCCGGTGCCGTTCTGTATGAAGAATCCCTTGCTTCCAGCAATGGCGGTGACCACACCCCTAGTTATCACCGTGCTATATTTGTATGGCGAATCTCCACTCGGGTCTTCGGTGTACTGTATATCGTGTATTGAAACGTATGGAACATCTGCGGAGACACTTGAGAGCATTGTCCCTGGTACGGCGCTCAGAAGCATTACCACGATTAAAAACAGGCTCCACCTCTTCATGTTATCACCAAAATTTAGATGCAGATTTTAGAGTTATTAAACTTTCTCCCACATCGGAGTCATTCGAGGGAGCAAACTTAATTAGGCGTGAACACCAAGCCACAGCGGAGGTGGTTTCATGCCCGTTACGACCAAAACCGGTGATAAGGGCACAACCGGAATCTTCACGGGGGAGCGGGTGGCCAAGATATCCCCTATCATCGAGGCCAACGGAACAATAGACGAGCTCGGCTCATTTATAGGGGAGGCCAAGCACCACGTGGACGATGAGCTGAGGGAAACCCTCGAAACCATACAGAGGCACCTGTACTCCCTCATGGCCGAGATAGCGAGCAAGGGGCAGTACAAAAAGGTTGGAGAAGAAGAAGTCAGGTGGCTCGAGGAACTAACGGCCCGCTTTGAAGAGGAGGTGAAGCTGGAGGGCTTCGTTCTCCCCGGTTCCACCGTGGCCAGCGCCAAGCTCGACGTCTGCAGAACGGTGGCGAGGAGGGCGGAGCGCAGGGTGGCCAAACTCGTCCTGGAGTACGGCTTTGGGGAGGGGGTTCTCGTTTATCTCAACAGGCTGAGCGATGCCCTCTTCATGATGGCCCGCTACATCGAGTGGCGCGAGGGTAAGATAACCTACGCAAAGTGAAGAACCATGGAGAGGACGATAGGCATCCTCGGGGGAATGGGACCCCTCGCGACGGCGGAGCTCTTCAGGCGGATAGTACTCAAAACCCCAGCTAGGAGGGATCAGGAACACCCGAGGGTCATAATCTACAACAACCCGAAAATTCCGGACAGAACGGCCTTCATAATTGACGAGGGAGAGGACCCGAGGCCCGCCCTCGTGGAAAGCGCCCGGAAGCTCGAGGAGTGGGGGGCGGACTTCATAGTGATGCCCTGCAACACGGCCCACTTCTTCGAGGAGACCATCAGGCGGGCCGTGAGGATTCCCCTCGTCAGCATGGTGGAGGAGACGGCGGAGCACGTGAAACGCCTTGGGATAAAGAAGGTGGGCCTCCTCGCAACGGACGGAACCATAAAGGGGATGGTCTACCACAGGGCGCTCCTGAGAAGGGGCGTTAGAATAGCCCTGCCCGACAGGAAGGGGCAGAAGGATGTTATGAGGGGCATTTACGAGGGCGTGAAGACCGGCAACCTGGAGCTCGGGAGGGGGCTTCTCTTAAGGGAGGCCAGAAAGCTCCAGCGGAGGAGCGAGGGGGTAATAGCCGGCTGTACGGAGGTCAGCGTCGTGCTCAAGCCCGAGGACCTTAAGGTTCCCCTCATTGACCCACTCGATGTGGTGGCGGAGAGGGCGGTGAGGCTGGCGCTTGGAGTCGAGGACTTTTAAGTGCAACGCTTATCCAATCGCTTACCTTTTTTCAAACTCACCGCCCCTCGCCCTCAGAGCCACCCCTTTCTCCTGAAGTAGTAGAGCATACCGAGGCTTATTGAGAGCATCAGGAGAAGAACGAGGGGATAGCTGTAGCGCCAGTAGAGCTCGGGCATATAGCGGAAGTTCATGCCATAAATGCCTGTTATGAAAGTAAGGGGGATGAAAACCGTCGAGACCACCGTGAGAATGCGCATTATCTCGTTTATTCTCATGGAGAGGGTGGAGTAGTACATCTCAACGAGCCCGTTGGCCATGTCCCTCTGGCTCTCCACTATGTCGAGAACCTCCATGACGTGGGTGTGGAGCTCCTCAAAGTAGCCCGCGGTCTCCTCGTCGAAGAACTTGCCTCCCTCAAGCCCCAGCTTCCTGAAGACCTCAAGGAGAGGGAAGATGGTGCGCCTTATGAAAAGAACGCGCATCCTGATGCCGTGTATCCTGCGCAGCACCCCGGTATTTCCGCCCTCGAGTATTTCCCTCTCCAGCTCCTCCATCCTCCCGCTTATCTTCTCGAGTATCTGGGTGTAGTTCTCAACTATGGCATCGAGGAGGGCGTAAACGAGGTAGTCCGGCCCCTTGGCCCTGAAGAGGCCCTCTCCCTGCCTTATCGCCTCGCGGAGGGGGTTGAACACATCCCCGGGCTGCTCCTGGAGGGTTATAACGAAGTTGTCCTTGAGGAGTATGGCTATCCTCTCCTTTTTCAGGCCCCCCTTGATCTCGTAAATCTGGTGCAGGAGGATGAGGAGGTAATCGTCCATGGCATGCACCTGCGCCCTTCCCCTGCCCCGCGTTAGGGCCCTCAAGTGGGCGTCGTGAACCCCGAGGAACTCCCTGAGTTCGTCGAGGTAGGCGATACCGTCAACGTTTATCCACACCACGCGGTAGTCTTTGAAGGTAAGCCCTTCCCCGAGGCTCTCCACCCTCCTTTCCTCGAACCTGTCCTTTGAGTACGCGAACACGGTGATTCTCGGCCCCACCATCTTCAACACCTAACCCCCAAATTCCATGACCATTCCGGAATGGAGCTTGTGGAACCTCTCCCCGTAAGTCCCAAGGAAAGCTGCTTCAGCCCTCAAACCCGTGCAGTGGCCGGTGTAAACCTCCTCCACCCCGAGCTCCATGAAAGCTTCAACCGTCTTACTTATCCTCTCCTCGGAGGCATCTATCAGGTGAAACCCTCCAACAACAGCCCTGACCCTCTCCTCGCCCGTAATCTCAATGGCCCGCTTCACTATGCTCACTATCCCCGCGTGGGAGCATCCGCTGACGATTACAATCCCCTCGGAGGTTTTCACAACGACGCTCATATCGTCCATCAGTTCGTCCCTCACGATTCTGCCGTCCCGGAGGGTGTAAACCTCGACGCTCGCTTTCTCGAAATCCTCCCTCTTCCTTATCTCCCCGGTGGAATATAGCCCCCCGACTATCTGAAATGGCTCCGCCGTTAAAAAGAGCTCGCCACGCTCCTCAACCTCCTCCCTCCTAAAAGGCACGCCCACATCCCTCAGGTGGGGTTTCGTTACGAAGTGCTTTCTGAATATCGTGGGGTGGGCTATCACCGGAACCCTCTTCCCAGTGGCGTCGAGGATACCGAGTAGGCCCCCGGTGTGGTCGTAGTGACAGTGGGAGAGGAAGACGTAGTCAATATCACCCGCTTTAATCCCCAGGAGTTTCATATTGTGGAGCACGGCCTTTTCGCTCTGTCCAGTGTCGAAGAGCAGCTTCTTTCCCCCATACTCTATGAGAAAACTAACCCCGTGCTGCCCGAGGAAAGGGCTCTCGTAACCCGAGTAATCCTCCACAAGGGTGTATATCCTCATGAGACCACCTGATAAACTTTGGCGTCATGGTAATTATGCTTTTCCACGTGCCCACAACGGTTATTAAACGGGAGGACGAAGGTTCAACGGTGGTCACATGCAGCCCATAGAGGTGTCCAGGATAGTCATGAGGGATGTGCTCGCGCTCGAGAGGGGGGAGGAAGTTCTAATCGTGACCAATCCGGGGGAAGTTCTCGGAATTTCTCTGAGCCTCTTTGAAGCCGCGAGGGAGATGGGGGGAAAGCCCACCGTTCTGGTTCAGGAGGCAAAGGGCACACTTGACTACGCCGAGAGGGCCGTATTGGAAGCCCTTAAGAGCGAGCCCGATGTGGTGATCTCGATAAGCCAGAAGAAGCTCGGGAAGGACCCCCACGGCCTCCACGTAGGCTACGTTGGGAGGGACGGTAGGAAGTACGCCCATATATTCGAGAAGCTCCTCCACGGTGACAGGAGGATAAGGGCCTTCTGGAGCCCGGGGATAGACACCTACACCTATCTGCGCGCCGTCCCCATAGACTACGGGCGTCTGAGGGATGAGGCGAAGGTTCTGGCGGAAATCCTCGACAGGGGAAGGGAAGTTCACATAACGAGCGATGCCGGAACTGACCTCTGGATGAGCATCGAAGGCAGAAAGGCTCTCAAGGACGACGGCGACTTCAGAAAACCCGGAAGGGGAGGGAACATACCCGCGGGAGAGGTTTTCATATCCCCCGCCGTGGGCAGGAGCGAGGGGACCATAGTTTTCGACGGCACGATAGGGCTCGGTGGGGAGAGCGTTGTCCCGAAGACACCCGTCAAAGTGAAGGTAAAGGGCGGATTCGTCGTTTCCATAGAAGGAGGGACAGAGGCGGGAAGGCTGGAGGAGGCCATAAAGAGCGCTGAAAGGAGAGCCCTTGAAATGGATAAGAAAGAGCTCGCAAGGAACTCGTGGCACCTCGGAGAACTCGGTATAGGCCTGAATCCAAGGGCGAAGATGAGCGGAAAGCTTCTTGAGGACGAAAAGCTCAGAAACACGGTTCACATCGCCATAGGGGCAAACTACGACAACGATGCCCCCGCGCTGAACCACTTCGACTGCCTCATCATGAACCCAACGGTCGAGGTTGACGGGGAGAGGATAATGGAAAAGGGAAGGTTTTTGATTTTCTGAGCTTTTTTTACTCCCTAAATGACCACACGAGCAGCGATGGAGTTACAAGGGTCGTTATTATCGTCATGGCGACGCCTACCGAGAAGAGCGTGCTCGTGAGGACTCCCTCCCCCTTTCCAACCGTGAGCATAATCAGGGCAACCTCCATCCTCGGTATCATGCCTATTCCCACCCTGAGGGCCTCCTTCGGCTTGAAACTAGAGAGGAGGGCCCCAGCACCACAGCCAACAACCTTACCGAGGGCCGCGACGAGGGCGTAAACCCCTATGAGGGCGAGCGTGGAGGCGCCGCCAGCGTAGAAGACGCGTATATCCGTGTGTATTCCTATGCCCACCAGGAACACCGGAACCGGAAGCGCGTAGGCTATCGTCGTGACCTTATCGCTTATTCTCCTGGCCTCGTCCGTCTGCCCTATGAGGAGGCCCGCGAGGTAGGCGCCCGTTATGCCCGCTATGCGGAACTCCTCGGCAAGGAATGCCAGGCTCATCACGACGGCGAGGGCGAAGGCCACCGTGCTCTCCGGGAGGGTTATCCTTGAGGAGAGCCTTATGAGACGCTTGACGACCGGGATGCCCAGGACAAGGACGGCCCCGAAGAAGAGGGCGGCCTCCCCGAGGAGCTCCCCAATCTCCTCGAGGCTTATGGTTCCCGTGGTGTTGATGGCCACGAGAACGGTGAGCACAAGGATACCGAGGACGTCATCAACCACCGCGGCCGCCAGTATGCTCGCCCCCTCCTTGCTCCTGAGCTTCTTCATCTCCATCAGAACGCTCGCCGTCAGGCTTACGCTCGTGGCGGTGAGCACACCCCCCATCATGAGGGAGGCCATCTTCGAGTGGGTGAAGGGAAGGGTGGTGAGGTAGCCGAGGATGAAGGGGATAACCACACCGCCGCTGGCTATTAGAAAAGCCGGCCCCCCAACGCGCTTGAACTCCTCGATATCGGTTTCGAGACCCGCCAGAAATAGAAGGAGCACGACACCGAGCTCGCTGAGGAATTCAAGGCTCTCGGTTGTCTGGATGAGGTTTAGAACTGAGGTTCCGA contains:
- the corA gene encoding magnesium/cobalt transporter CorA produces the protein MVGPRITVFAYSKDRFEERRVESLGEGLTFKDYRVVWINVDGIAYLDELREFLGVHDAHLRALTRGRGRAQVHAMDDYLLILLHQIYEIKGGLKKERIAILLKDNFVITLQEQPGDVFNPLREAIRQGEGLFRAKGPDYLVYALLDAIVENYTQILEKISGRMEELEREILEGGNTGVLRRIHGIRMRVLFIRRTIFPLLEVFRKLGLEGGKFFDEETAGYFEELHTHVMEVLDIVESQRDMANGLVEMYYSTLSMRINEIMRILTVVSTVFIPLTFITGIYGMNFRYMPELYWRYSYPLVLLLMLSISLGMLYYFRRKGWL
- a CDS encoding MBL fold metallo-hydrolase, translating into MRIYTLVEDYSGYESPFLGQHGVSFLIEYGGKKLLFDTGQSEKAVLHNMKLLGIKAGDIDYVFLSHCHYDHTGGLLGILDATGKRVPVIAHPTIFRKHFVTKPHLRDVGVPFRREEVEERGELFLTAEPFQIVGGLYSTGEIRKREDFEKASVEVYTLRDGRIVRDELMDDMSVVVKTSEGIVIVSGCSHAGIVSIVKRAIEITGEERVRAVVGGFHLIDASEERISKTVEAFMELGVEEVYTGHCTGLRAEAAFLGTYGERFHKLHSGMVMEFGG
- a CDS encoding aminopeptidase — translated: MQPIEVSRIVMRDVLALERGEEVLIVTNPGEVLGISLSLFEAAREMGGKPTVLVQEAKGTLDYAERAVLEALKSEPDVVISISQKKLGKDPHGLHVGYVGRDGRKYAHIFEKLLHGDRRIRAFWSPGIDTYTYLRAVPIDYGRLRDEAKVLAEILDRGREVHITSDAGTDLWMSIEGRKALKDDGDFRKPGRGGNIPAGEVFISPAVGRSEGTIVFDGTIGLGGESVVPKTPVKVKVKGGFVVSIEGGTEAGRLEEAIKSAERRALEMDKKELARNSWHLGELGIGLNPRAKMSGKLLEDEKLRNTVHIAIGANYDNDAPALNHFDCLIMNPTVEVDGERIMEKGRFLIF
- a CDS encoding cation:proton antiporter, coding for MELPLSDPFISIAIILIVSKTFGYVFTKLKQPSAMGEIVGGIIIGTSVLNLIQTTESLEFLSELGVVLLLFLAGLETDIEEFKRVGGPAFLIASGGVVIPFILGYLTTLPFTHSKMASLMMGGVLTATSVSLTASVLMEMKKLRSKEGASILAAAVVDDVLGILVLTVLVAINTTGTISLEEIGELLGEAALFFGAVLVLGIPVVKRLIRLSSRITLPESTVAFALAVVMSLAFLAEEFRIAGITGAYLAGLLIGQTDEARRISDKVTTIAYALPVPVFLVGIGIHTDIRVFYAGGASTLALIGVYALVAALGKVVGCGAGALLSSFKPKEALRVGIGMIPRMEVALIMLTVGKGEGVLTSTLFSVGVAMTIITTLVTPSLLVWSFRE